CAATGGGTGTGGAGGACTATGAACCTCGCGTTATACATCAGTTTCTCGAGCTATGGTACCGTTATGTTGTCGATGTTTTAACCGATGCTCAGGTTTATTCGGAGCATGCTGCTAAATCTTGCATTGATCCTGATGATGTTAAGCTTGCTATTCAGTCTAAAATCAATTTTAGCTTCTCACAGCCGCCCCCGAGAGAGGTCGGtaactatgttgcacggaaacttattGAATTGAATGATTTCGACATTTTCCTAGGCTTCTGAAACtattctatttttatataaaaaaattgtttcaacCCGAATTCAGCTTAGGTGCATCATAGGTTACTGATATAGATAAAGTAATTTTGGCATTTTTGAGGCTTCTAAACTCCGAAATCTTAGATTGGTAATCTGTTCTTATAAAATGGTTATTGTTTCGACGGAGTTTCAGCTTAGGTGCAATGTAGGTTACTGAAATAGCAATTTTATAATCCAAATGAATGATTATAAAATGTTTGAAGAAATTGAATTCAGATTAGTTAGAGAAGAGACAATAATTGTTGTATTTTGTTATCCTTGGAGATGTATTGATGAGGCTGACATGTTTGAATTGCAATAAGCCAGGTCTTACTGGAATTGGCTAGAAACAGGAATAAAATTCCATTGCCGAAGTCGATAGCTGGACCAGGAATGCCGCTTCCACCTGAGCAAGATACATTGATTAGCCCGAATTACCAACTCGCTATCCCGCGGAAGCAGTCGGCTCAGGCAGCGGAAGAAACGGAGGATGACGAAGAAAGTACTGATCCTAACCCATCTCAAGAACCAAAGACGGATGCCCCCCAGAGTACTCCTCAACGGGTATCGTTTCCCCTTGTGAAACGCCCCAAGTGATGTTATTTCTGAAGTTATGACGCTGACTTCGGATTCTGATAGGAATGTCTTGTATTCGTATTCAGAGAAATCAAAAATCTGCAGTAATTTGAGAACAAGAATTGACAAAAGAGAATGCCTGATAAGATCCACAATGCACATCCAACATGGTGGAAAGAAAGATGCTTAGTTGCTTATTTATTTACCTGACCTAATCTTTCTTCCTGTCAGGAACATATGTCCTATTGTTTTTTCCTTGTCTCGCATAGTTAGAATTATGAGAACAAGAATGCCTTGTAAACTATAATCTGAAAAGgatcaaaaagaaaatattcaTTTAGATGGATAGTTGTTGTTTTCTTAAAGTAGCTTTGTATTAACTTCTGTCCATGCACCAAAATTTGTATCCTTGTCTGGTTCCCCTACTGAAGTCATTGCACCAAGCACCATGTcagtattaaaaataatactattgtTAAAATCACCTGGCAGGTTGAGCTTTTGAGTGAGTTGATATGGCATTTTGAGCGAATTGGTCATTTGACACGATATTAGCCTTCATGATTGAAAGCTCTAGAGTTTGATTCTTAGTAACTTCCAATTGACTAATTAATTCGATTCTTAACAGCTTTCAATTGACTAGTCAAAATATTTGAGTACAATATGAGATGGTTATTATgtgtatttatttattcatgCTTCAACCCTGATGAGTATTAGCGTGAGGACTGTGTTAAAATAGTTGAAGCCAATATTATCTAACAGTTAAGACATGATTTTGCCAGTTAAGAGAAGTATGAACCCTGCAGCTGTTTAGCCAGGTCGTGGGAGTGGATACCATTTTGGAAGTTTGATAAGAAAACTTTTTTCTCATTACAGGGTATTTGCTGTGAGGGGCGTAGATCACAATCAACATTCCATCATGTATATAGTGAAGCAAATTTCTAACTCTATTACATTTTAGCTAACAGGCCAGTTTTAGAAAATTACAACACACCCATTATCAAAGGAAGCACGATTGAAACCTtctaaaaaattgattttttttaggcCTTTTCTAGTTAGTCATTTGTGTTCACATACCAGAACCATGTAACTGTTCTGTACAAACATATGTATATACAAAAACAACCAATTGTCACTAAATATGGTATATACTACTTGGGGGACAATGACAATCACTAAACATCAACTTCTCCGACCGGTTGTTGCTGTTGATGTGCTCGAGACAGTAGTCAGTCCACGGTCATACATGCGCTGAATCTCCTCTCTGCACTCCGTCAATGATTTGTCTGATATGGCTGGAGTTAGCTCCACCACATCCCCCATTTTTAACTTGCATAAAGGATCACTCAGTGGCTTGTGATTCAACCTTGGCCTCAATTCTTCCTTCACCGGAAACCCATACAACGACCATCTTGACCTTCCCCGACCAGCCCTTTCGAGCAGATCCATCACTGTTGAGTTTGCACAAAACTCTTGCACTGACATCTGCAGAGCACCCATACAACGGCTCAATAAGCATTCACTCTCAAGGATAAAACATAactacaataaaaatatatttaataaatactaAAATAGAACATAGTTTATCCATTTAAAAACATCAAGAGGTCTCCATCGTCATTAACGAATTATAAACTCGCAAATCAAAAAATTCTTACTCAAAAAGTTCTTTGTCCTAGTATTGATTAATAACCTTATACCTATTATGTGTTTAGCTTCTTATCATTAAAATAGACTCGGAAAATGAGAGAATCAAACCTTGTCATTCTCAATCATGATGACGAAGACAGGTCCATCCTGACCACAGTGAGGCTTGTAAGAGTATGGGCAACCATCAGAATGTGTAGGGAATGAACAAGGATGCTTTACGGAAACATCATGGCCAACAGACGATCGATATTTGCTCATTGTCTCGCACTGCCAGGTGACAACCCATCGTGCCCACTCAACCATCTGAAGCACATAAGAAGAGTGCTTGCAATCATCTTCCTTGTATCTCCAATGAGCTGCAAATCCACATTCTGCCTGCAAATGCATCTCCTTTGTGCGAATTTGAACTTCAATTGGAACCATGCCTTCAGCCTTTACTACCGTGTGGAGGGATTGATACCTAtagatcaaattaaaattagagaGGAAAAAAACAAGTATTCATAATCAAACTACGGTTGAGTCAAAGCATACCCATTGAACTTGGGACGACTTATGTAGTCCTTGAATTTTCCGGGAACTTCCTCCCACAACTGATGAACAACTCTTAATGCCCTATAACAGTCTTCCTCATTTTCAACAATCAGACGTAACCCATGAATATCGTGAATCTCCTCCATGTTCAGCTTCTTCCTGCAGAAATCAATAACCATCAGAGGACTATCTCAACTGCACATATTGAACAGCATTACATCATGAACTTCAATCACAATTTTATGTGTAATATGTTCACAGTTTGTGCAATATCTAATGAACAGAAGAAACCATATAGAGACCCATGATTAGCAAAACCTAGTATTAGGCAAAAAGCTGCAGTGATTACGCTTAATATGATGAGCAATTCAGTGTTATAGTGAGACCAATTAAAGCTTTCATACAGAATCAATCACGACATCATTTGCTAATCATCTCAGCCATAGCCACACTAGGATTAGACTGTGTTTCTTTAAAGACAAGTTTCCATTCAAACAAATACAGAGAAGAAGTTGGAAGGGAGATAGATATGGATAGAGAAAGAGAGCATACTTCAACATTTTGCAGTATATGCTATACAAGCTTTTATGCCTCCCAGAGAGAACATGGTAAGATATGGTATCATCCTTGAGAGCTTGCTCTAATTTTTCTGTGGCAGAACTAATTGGTGCCTCGTCAGAAGTCTCCACAAGTCTAGAGGATAGATCTCTGTGCTGATCTGGGTTGAGATGCTTAAAGCACAAATTCTCTAGTTGCTCTTTCCAGCTATGGATTCCCAACCGATTAGCCAATGGTGCAAATATTTCCAGAGTCTCCTTAGCAAATCTTTGTTGCTTGGCAAAAGGCAATGCATCCAATGTCTTCATGTTGTGCAATCGATCAGCTAATTTTATGAGGACAGCCCTCGCATCTGCCATAGCAAGGAACATAGTATGCAAGCGATCTGCTTCAACAGTCTTGTCTGCTGTATTATTCTCACGTGCAAGCTTACTCAAGTGGCTAAGCTTGGAGACCTGATTAAATGTCAGAAAACATCAGAAACTTCCATAAAAGATCACAAAGGAACTAAGACTAGATGAATAGCAACGTTTCAAAAAAGACCTGAGAGTGCAAGATTAACAGAAGTTAGCAATGAAAAACATCTAACAACGGGAGGGACTGCTCTGAAATAAACTAAGATCAATCTAACTTGCAAATTTCTAACCACTTCTAAAAGAGATATGTTGTCATCCTATTACAATTTTTGAGATAGCTATCATAATGAGATGTAAAGCTGATTAAAAGAACTTAGTCCAGACACATAGTCTAATGGCAGCCAAAACTATGCATTGACAACACGAAAAAATGGTTTATTACGAGATATTTCATTCAGACACAGTCCTGAATTTCAAGcaactaaacttttaaattatcatgCAAACAATCAATACTCGAATAAATCACAAGAGTTCAGATTCTTACCCCTTCCACTAGATCAGCAACCCCAGCTCCAAATGTTCTAAAAATATAGTCATAACTCAAAAAAGAATCGTCAATAGTGTCATGTAAAAGCCCTGCAGCAACCACAGTAGAGTTAGCACCAATCATCGCAAGCAAAACCGCAGTCTCCACACAATGCTGTAAATAAGGATCTCCACTCGCCCGCAtctaaaatcaacaacaaagcAAAATTCTCAACTTCACATAACAATAATTCACAATCGAATACATATTCAAAATACAAAACTCAAATCTCTACCTGTCCTCTATGCGCTTTCTCAGCCTCATAAAAAGCTTTAATAACAAAATCTTCATAAAAGATTTTATGCTTCAATTGTGCATCCAACAACAATTCTTTAGCATAAGGCTCATTAATAGCCTCCACAAAGCTATCCTCCATATTGAATGTCAACTCCTCCACACCACTCTCAACCTCATAATCAACGCATGATCCAAGACCATGTCTCACAAATCCATTCAGCAATCCATTAGCCCCACCGCGAAACGAGCTTTGAAACCCCAATTCGCAGCTCTTTTCTCGATTAATCCTCATCGGAGGACTCGTAGAACACGAAACCGGACCCTGTAACACAGAGATTGGACTCTGATCTCTCTTAACAGAAGAACCCCCATTAAGATACTTATTACTCGGCGAAAACCGAAACGAACTGCTCAATTCCTTCAAATCCTCCCCTCTATCAAGCCATAACGACCCTAATTCCTCCCTATCACCGGAAAACGAGCCGTGTTTAACCGTTGAAGATGAAAATAAACAGGATAAACCGCCAATTACCGGTTTTTGTGAAGAGGGTCCACTAGAAGAAGCTGTGGATGAAGATCTTgaattcaaatcaaaatcaTAGGAGCCATTGATTTGACATGGGTGTGGTGCAGAACACACACTACTGGGTGGACTTGCATACAAAGCTATGGTCGAAACCGCCATGAAtaatcagatttttttttattttttgaagcAGACCGAGAAAACCCAATTCAATTCAATCAAATTTAAGAAAGACccagaaattaattttaagaaacGAATTCGTTAACGGATCTAATTGGGTTAGAAAATGGTTAAGGAACCTAATTTGAGTTTTATAAGCaactaaattgaaaaattgaaggAAGTGTATTTACAAATTTATACAGATTGGTTAGGATTTACAAGGAAATTAAGCCGTAAAATTGAAGggaaaattgaaaaagaagagTCAAAGACGATGGGAATTCGTAGTGTTAGAGAGAAACAGCGACGAAAGTTtcgttgttttattttttgtatttggattgatttttgGGTTGTGTCATTCTCATTCTCTCGTCTCCGTTCTTTATTAATTGCTTTGCGGCCATGGAAAGAAATTGTTAATGTACTGAAATGTCCTCTGTTAATAACAGAAATAACGGTTTTGTGCTATGGATATTTTCACAATTAGGGAGTATTGAAGAAGAAACTAAGTAGagcaattttttgtttatttttacaaGTAAATTATTCtttgtttttatgaaattttatgttttatatgataTGTATTTTGtggtaaaaaaaaacaataatcaaGCTCTATAAAAAAGAAATCCTAGCCTAAATTTGAGATATACTTACAAAACTATGACAAACTAGGtccaattaatttaaataagctAGTTGTATTCATTTtccttatttaaatttagttaaatagtTTTATATTGAATGTTCATATTTCCTCGTCCACAATTATTAATCGACCAGTTTATACTTCCaacgttttaaattataaatttgctattatttttaatagttaatCACATAAATATCTATAatatatttcattaaattaattttgttgaactaaattaaattaattataattttaatagtaacaatgattaataatattttctatttatatatgatttaaaaatatcattagtgctatatatttttcattttaatttattttaaaaatagttatgGGATTTATGAGAATTACATTAAGTTAGACATGCTAAAGTTATTTTAGTTGACTATaaagattaatttttatatatatgtacatgtaagttaaataaattaattatttgtggGTGGAGTAATACTactattaattatgtttattttaaggctaaattaccaaaaaatgccaaacctatacgttttgtgtcaattatagccaaacctttaaaaatcaccagatttagccaaaccttatatgttctgtttcttttttagccatttttgaatcgaaccggtttttctgacaccgtgtcgtccacgtcaccgccaactaagcaattggctgacataacagctgaaatatttaaataaggtttggctataactgacacaaaagaaataggtttggtatttttaggtgaatacaaataattttaaattcaaaccatttttaaaatttaataattagtaaattaatcatatcatttataaaatttatatatatttaaaaaaattaatatttcctatttaatactaattaaaattaattttaatttttttattaaacctaattaaatctaatatattttaatgaatatgaaattaaaaaaaatgaattaatgttgaattaaatttggtgaaagtgtttaatgttcatgatgattttaaacttgatttattatttttaatgttgttgagatcttatTATAACTgagtttaggtaataaataaaatagttatgtgtaaattaaggtaagattTTGGCTATaccgagtaaaatgacatatgcgtttatgcttataaacatcatgacgaacaattgggtctcaaacgacGGCGATGTCAACGAacggaaatttaaaaaaaaactaagatgaatatgacattttttgtttttaatagaatttaaattaattacatatccatcaaatatgtaaaaacaatttattagaattaattaaatttagtagaaaaaaagattaattttaattagcgttaaataaaaatattattttttaaatatatatgaattttattataatataattaatcatttaattatttaattttaaaattagttttattcaccaaaaaataccaaaactatgcattttgtgtcagttatagctaaactttatttaaatatttcagttgtcatgccagccaattgcttagttggcggtgacgtggaggacacggtgtcagaaaaaccggttcgattcaaaaatggctaaaaaagaaacagaacatataaggtttggctaaatctggtgatttttaaaggtttggctataattgacacaaaacgtataggttttgtattttttggtgattaagccttatttTAATTAGTGCATTTCATTGAGAGCGTCAGCTACATTTTAGCTACAATGACATTTCCTTAATCAATTCAGTTAATAGTAACATAAAATGTTAATGAAAAGGCAATTAACAtaataagagcatctccaatggtatttttcaaaataaagagcatcttttgtaaaataaagagcattttaaagataaagagtgatatttaaaattttactacaatggactctttaatatcatttttttattatatataattttaataattaataataaaataaaagtattaaataataataatattaaattaatttcctctctgatattaaattttattttatttttaaaaaatattaataaaatattaaatattaataaaataatttttttatttaattttttatttaattttttattcagtttttttactaaaagtaaaaaaaataatatttaaaagtaaaaataaccaccttattttttaaaatttaaaattttactatttgaaaaatgaagtagagagtgaaaatggctctctacatgtggagagccattttcactctctactctaaatataaagaatagagagtccattggactcctaatttattgtcaaactctttaatttaaagagtttgacaattttagagagtccattggggatgctctaaaatagttataaaagcTAGCGTGGGAATTGGTTTTGGTATTTTGCGGGGCCAATTCAATCATCCAATGAtggttttattaatttaatattttacattGCTCTTATCCTCTTACtctttattactccctccgtcccgtttaagaaatcccatattttattttgggatgtcccatttaaaaagtcccattactatttttagaatgtttttccattgaataccctattttacccttatttttgTTATCTTAATAGAGCTccatggaaaattccactatcattaataggggcaaaacatgaaaaaacatgaaaagacaaagataattaatgttttcttaatctgtgtgtaaagtcaaatgggacttctaaaatgggacagagggagtatttatttaaatattgtgTAGCTTTCTTAATCTTCTCTTAACtgttctaatttaattaatcaacaTTTGAACTCAGTTGATTTGTGCTTTAGCTTTTGGATAACATCCAGCAGGATATGGGTCCACTTATGGATATTTATCATCATCACTAAATATGCTTATCTATTTCTTATTTTCATtacttttttattgttttgtaattttatttaataagcATTGTGTACAAGAACTATTTGAGGATACATTATTGAAATGCAAAcattttaaactaaatttatttaacatattataacagtaaaaaaatttaattaaataagcaTCACTATGTTTAACAGTTAACACTTTAGAGAGTTAAGATTTGATTCCTACAGCACTAACATTTTCGAGATTTGGATCATGTAAGATAGGATAGATTAATCATGTAAAACAAAAAGGACAGAATAAACTATTGGCAGCTCATTATTAAATActaactatttaaaaaataaattttgctaaATAGATCTCTTtggatataatttaaattatgctttatatatttatgaattgatagataattatttttgaaaccttataaatttaataattattttcaatttttcaaaagctgAATTTTCCATTGATAATAAagattacaaaaataaaatcatcGAATAAAATTTTTCTAACCATCAACTATATTTATGGTTCATATATTGAAACGAGAATCTTAAAACCACTCGaccctttaaattttattttcaatatgaatccagaaattatatataataagacAAGTAAAATCAtcatataaaatagttttaaaactaattcaaatacaaagacattttatctttttaagatCGGGATTTTATCTGATTAAgagaacttttaaatttttttatcgagTTAGAAATCTCTCAAATCGAATTAAGAAGAAGAGAATGAAACTTTTATCAATAGACATTTAAAGAAAATCATTGGATAAAACTAGGAGGTGGTGTTTTggccatctttttttttttaaaatatggtcctttttaaatatgaaatttaattgaataaaaaactAAACATTACTATTAGAAGAAGAGAGCAAGTATTGAAAGACGAAGATGGTGGTTTTTGGCTAAAAAGCATCAAaactaatttttgttttgtatttttagagaaaagaaaaaaaaaactttaggaaaaaaattaaatcttttaaattagccataatttaaaattttgtttatactattattttatgattgtagtaatatttttcaatacattaagtattattaaattaatgttttaaaaagtaaacaatTCTTTTTATCTTTACAAAGAATAAATGAACTATGCAAGTCACGTTTGGAAAAATAACACTTTCTTCTTAAcaagtgaatttttttattaaataaaataattttaaatgacgGTTAATAGAAGATACTAGTAGTAGTTCAAATTGTCAACTACGTTAAAAATATACAGTTTAACAtaactatttaaattaaaataataaatttaattacttcaacataactattttaattaaaataagaaatttatttattattatgaaaCGGATGAACTATAATTggtatttataattaaatttttacaacATATTTTCTATAAGTCAATAcattaaattttcataaaaatttaaaaagtactaTGTTAATGTCAACTAATCtcattttagttataaattataaatttatttattttattggaaacaattattataatgttgatgTTTCAAGTTAAGTATGgataagaaattaaattttaaatcccTTTTAGATCagaaataactaaaattacatatatatttataataaaatatatacattgctttaaatatactccctccggtccataatatttgtcgcatttgataaatgtttttaGTCCATAATATATGTCATATTATAATATCAAGAAAgcattaattgatatttttccatatttgccccccattaatttattgaaagaatataataaacaaatgaaaatggtaGTCATAAACGTAAACAAGTTTCAATGTAgggttaacttagtaaaagtgtttacaaattaagacatattaattgttttttagtttttgtgcTAAAGTCAAATACGATAAACATTATAAACCGGAGGTAGTATAAAATATGTCAACAAAAAATATGATTTAGATATTTATTAGATTGAAATGAATTGTATCAATAATTAGCAATTAGTATCCTTTACTCAACAGTGGTTAAGAAGGCAAAATGTACAAAAAGAATGCGAGAGAGACATTTGAATGGTAAATGAGTCGCATTTCAATCAACCAATTACACACGTAACAATTCATTTAGCACAATATTATCAAACTTcatatataacttttttttaatccatcaacttttactaaatcaaatgtgaaacattaatatttatacaaaaaattaaaataatattaaatccaATAACGTGGTATAACAGACATCACTGTTTAATtcacatatttatttataaaaattaaaaataaattatcaaacttTGTCGCTAAAAAACTACAATCCTCTTTCAAACTTTTACATCCACCGCACATTTATTTACGGCATCATATAGTGCATTTTTAACATCTGATTCAACTTTAATCTGACAAACTCTTCATAGAAAGGAGACGataaataatatacaaaaaatgacaaaataaaacttGAAAAAAGATAAGTAATAAAATGCAACatcaacaaaatattttaatcttgAAAAGTCTTCGATCTGTCGTCAACTATTGATTCGTGATAAATTGAATCGATAGACATGCTATCattgaattttaatcaatcagaaaatgaaaaagatatggctatttattaaattttaaaagactaaaacaacataaaaatgaTGGATGATAccatcaataaaagaaataaatagtTAACGACTGCGACAAaggctaaatttttatttttttagagaaaGTAGAAGTTGATGTGAAAAACCGAAAACAAAATTCTATCTCAAATAGAACTTTAATATTCCTTTTAGCATATATCatgattatattaaattatgtgtgtatagatccaatctaattttaaatatatattcttTCCGGTTAGTAAAACAGACAATTTCTAatttctaatttataatttctataaaaataaaaataatttaaattagtttctcTTTATATCTGAAATTTAGTTATTTGTATATTAGCGACGCTACGAGCTTCCATTGAATGTTTAAATAACCACTTTCGAATACGTTAGGGTTATTTTTGTGCCAATAAAAACATTAGTAGTTTAAGCGAGATTACGTGAAAACATTAGGGCTACTTTTGCACTTTCCCCCCTAAAAATGCTACAGTGGCACTGTTGATAATTACTAGAAGGACGAGGGCAGTAACTCACTTCAATAGGTTTCTCTAGAACTTCTGTGACTACAACTTTGATAAATTAATTCCTTATCAATTTT
This window of the Mercurialis annua linkage group LG5, ddMerAnnu1.2, whole genome shotgun sequence genome carries:
- the LOC126679940 gene encoding transcription initiation factor TFIID subunit 9, translating into MAEGDEDLPRDAKIVKSLLKSMGVEDYEPRVIHQFLELWYRYVVDVLTDAQVYSEHAAKSCIDPDDVKLAIQSKINFSFSQPPPREVLLELARNRNKIPLPKSIAGPGMPLPPEQDTLISPNYQLAIPRKQSAQAAEETEDDEESTDPNPSQEPKTDAPQSTPQRVSFPLVKRPK
- the LOC126681075 gene encoding probable GTP diphosphokinase RSH2, chloroplastic, translating into MAVSTIALYASPPSSVCSAPHPCQINGSYDFDLNSRSSSTASSSGPSSQKPVIGGLSCLFSSSTVKHGSFSGDREELGSLWLDRGEDLKELSSSFRFSPSNKYLNGGSSVKRDQSPISVLQGPVSCSTSPPMRINREKSCELGFQSSFRGGANGLLNGFVRHGLGSCVDYEVESGVEELTFNMEDSFVEAINEPYAKELLLDAQLKHKIFYEDFVIKAFYEAEKAHRGQMRASGDPYLQHCVETAVLLAMIGANSTVVAAGLLHDTIDDSFLSYDYIFRTFGAGVADLVEGVSKLSHLSKLARENNTADKTVEADRLHTMFLAMADARAVLIKLADRLHNMKTLDALPFAKQQRFAKETLEIFAPLANRLGIHSWKEQLENLCFKHLNPDQHRDLSSRLVETSDEAPISSATEKLEQALKDDTISYHVLSGRHKSLYSIYCKMLKKKLNMEEIHDIHGLRLIVENEEDCYRALRVVHQLWEEVPGKFKDYISRPKFNGYQSLHTVVKAEGMVPIEVQIRTKEMHLQAECGFAAHWRYKEDDCKHSSYVLQMVEWARWVVTWQCETMSKYRSSVGHDVSVKHPCSFPTHSDGCPYSYKPHCGQDGPVFVIMIENDKMSVQEFCANSTVMDLLERAGRGRSRWSLYGFPVKEELRPRLNHKPLSDPLCKLKMGDVVELTPAISDKSLTECREEIQRMYDRGLTTVSSTSTATTGRRS